A single genomic interval of Cucumis sativus cultivar 9930 chromosome 5, Cucumber_9930_V3, whole genome shotgun sequence harbors:
- the LOC116403796 gene encoding lignin-forming anionic peroxidase-like, giving the protein MAATVTTKLVILITAMALLLLGTTEAQLSPTFYDQTCPTALTTIRTVIRQAVSQERRMAASLIRLHFHDCFVQGCDASILLDDTPSMIGEQNAAPNINSARGYGVIHKAKTEVEKRCPGTVSCADILAVAARDASFSVGGPSWTVKLGRRDSTSASKTLAESELPHFQESLDRLISIFANKGLSTRDMVALSGSHTIGQSQCFLFRNRIYNQSNIDAGFARTRQRNCPSSGGNGNLAPLDLVTPNSFDNNYFKNLIQMKGLLETDQVLFSGGSTDNIVTEYSRNPSTFKSDFAAAMIKMGDIQPLTGLEGEIRNICGAVN; this is encoded by the exons ATGGCAGCTACGGTGACCACAAAACTAGTCATTCTTATAACTGCAATGGCGTTATTACTTTTGGGCACAACTGAAGCCCAACTTTCGCCTACATTCTACGATCAAACTTGTCCTACTGCACTCACTACTATTAGAACTGTTATTAGGCAAGCAGTTTCTCAAGAACGTCGAATGGCTGCATCTCTCATTCGACTTCATTTCCATGATTGTTTTGTTCAAGGTTGTGATGCATCAATTTTACTCGATGATACTCCCTCTATGATTGGTGAACAAAATGCAGCACCAAACATAAACTCTGCAAGAGGTTATGGAGTGATTCATAAGGCTAAAACTGAAGTTGAGAAGAGATGTCCTGGCACAGTATCTTGTGCAGACATCCTTGCTGTGGCTGCAAGAGATGCATCTTTTTCT GTTGGTGGTCCATCTTGGACGGTAAAGCTTGGAAGAAGAGATTCTACCTCTGCAAGTAAAACTTTAGCAGAGAGTGAGCTTCCACATTTCCAAGAAAGCCTTGACAGACTTATAtccatttttgcaaataaagGTCTTAGCACCAGAGATATGGTTGCACTCTCAG GTTCTCATACTATAGGACAATCTCAATGCTTTCTTTTTCGCAATAGGATATACAACCAAAGCAATATTGATGCAGGATTTGCTCGCACTCGACAAAGAAATTGTCCATCATCGGGTGGGAATGGAAATTTGGCACCACTTGATTTGGTCACACCCAATTCTTTTgacaataattatttcaaaaatcttATTCAAATGAAGGGTTTGCTTGAAACAGATCAAGTTCTTTTTAGTGGAGGATCAACGGATAATATTGTTACTGAATACAGTAGAAATCCAAGTACATTCAAATCGGATTTTGCGGCTGCCATGATTAAAATGGGAGACATCCAACCTCTTACTGGTTTAGAAggagaaataagaaatatatgtGGTGCGGTCAATTAA